The region GTTCACTAAACCTAACTATTTAACAAATCAGCAACTACTATAATCTCGTGACAGCAACAATAATACAGCAGAAATATTCAGATGGGTTTACCATCTCCTTCTTGAGGATAGAGCATGGCTCACAAGCTTTAACTCCTCAAACACCTAAGATAAAAATCACAGCAAGCAAAAACATTATTTTTCATTCATAAAACGAAGCTTGGAGTCCAAAACTGAGTTCAGAAAGCTCAAAACTCACTGGACCACATTCTGGAAATTCTCCGGCGAAGGTCTCTCtggagaagacggtggttggCGGCGGTTTCCGCCGAAGGTGGTCGGAATCCAAAATTTCTTTAGGGGTTTTGAAGCGGATGATGAGGGGAGTCTAGCCGTGGTGTTGGTTTCTCCAAAAACTCAgtggttcgccggagatcggagAAGAAAGGTGGCGGTTTTAGGGTTTTCTTTTCTCCTCTATTTTGTGTTGCTTTTCGTCGATCCAGGAGGTGGTGGTTGAGTGGCGGTGCTCGTTATGACAGGGGGAGAGGAGCTCGCGGTCGTGGCCTCAAGGTGGCGGTGGTTCGTCGTTGCTTGTGGCGGTTGTGTCCATGGTTCACAGCTGAACCAAGGGGCGACGGTGGTGCACAGTTTTGTGGCGAAGGGAGCAGCCAAGGTGGTGTGGTGGCCGAGAGAGAGTAAgaggggcggtggtggtggtgctctgtcaagggagaagaagaagaagcagactTGGtgatgagaaaagagaagaagaaaatgggtttGGAGAGGAAGAGAAAAAGAGTCGAGAGGTTGAGGGAGAGCGTGAGTGAGGGAACCTGATTGGTGAAGTGGGAGAAGAGAGAGAGGAAAGGGGAATCTGATTGGTGAAGTGGGACCCgcatgagagagaaagtgatcAGAAAATTTGAATGTGTGGTGAGAATGAGAGGAAAAATAGATATTTTGAATGAGTGGTAGGGAAGGAAAAGGAATAAAGAATATTCCTTTGTGATGCTTGATAGGTTATCACAAGTAATAAAGGAATGGTGACCTGTTAGAACAAGTCATCTCTTCATTAAAGAAAGAGATAAATAAAGAGTAGAAATTATtaagattaaaaataaaataatacacacaaaaataattataattaaatcctTACTTTTTAATAactttataaaatcaaaatattgaaattaattactacttaattaattttcccgaatcgcgattagattcgaattaagaaaataatatagaaataataaatataaacacGCGATTAAATGATTGTAAGGAAAGTATTCCTTAAGGTATTTCCCGCCGTCGTGGCGTGAATAATATTCaatcaaaaataattaataaataatacgaGTTACCttaatttaaagaaattaagTAAATAAGCGATCTATTAAATTTCAGGTCTTACATCTATGGATGATAAGTGGAACTCAATCTCAACTTGGTTCCCAAAGCTTGTTGCAAAGCTCCCCAGAAacgtgaggtaaacctcgggtctctgtccgacacaatgctagatggTACCCCATGCACACGAACAATCTCTGCAATGTAGATCTCTGCTAGTTTCTCCACtttgtagttcagattgatcggcacgaagtgagcagtcttcgtcaatCGATCCACCACTACCCATATTGCATCAAATCTCCTTCGCGTTAGTGGTAAAGCCGTCACGAAATCCATCGAGAcgctgtcccacttccactgcGGAACATCCAACAACTGTAATTTTCCTGctggcttctgatgttccaccttcgccttctgacatgtgaGACATGTCGACACgtactcagctacttgtttcttcatcccaggccaccagaaatgaagtttcaagtcctgatacatcttgttcattcccggatgaatactcaacctgcttttgtgaccttcatccaagatcaacctcCTCATAGTCGCGTCATTTGGCACGCATACTCGTCCTTTGCAATGCAGTATGTTGTCATTCCCGACAGCAAACTTTGGTGCCTTCCCTTGCATCACAAGTTTGCACCACTCAATCAGTCCTTCATTGGCCTCTTGTCTCGACTTTATCTCGTCCAAGAGTCCAttcgacaccgtcaccattccgaagCTCAACTTTCCTGGTGCGACCTTAAcatccaagctcagatctcggaatgCTTCGAgtagttctaactccttgaccatcaacgaggatacatgcATAGCCTTTCGACTGAGGGCGTCGGCCACAACATTAgttttccccggatgatactgtagagCAAACTCGTAATCTTGAAGGAACTCCATCCACCTTCGCtgcctcatattcagatccttctgatcaaacaagtatttcagactcttatgatcactgtagatcgtgaacgtactgccgtACAGGTAATGCCttcaaatcttgagagcataaactagGCAGCCAATTCCAAATCATGCGTCaggtagttcttctcgtgaatCTTCAGATGTCGCGAggcataagcaatcactttcttttcttgcatcaTTAGACAGCCCAACCCGTtatgtgaagcatcacagtaaacgtcgtatggttctccttccttgggtaaggctagtattggtgcagtagtcagtctcttcttcatttcctgaaaactctcttcacatttctccgtccatgcaaatggttgattcttctttgtcaactgagtcaacAGCGAAGTTAACTTTGCATAGTCCTTCACAAAGCGTctgtagtagccagcaagcccaacaaaacttctgaagTCGCTTTctgtcttaggttgttcccacaacaaaatcgattcaattttgctagggtcaacagccacaccctgacttgatatgacgtgACCCATGAACTTCACCTCCTCCATCTAGAATTCGCATTTGGAGCCATTAGCATATAactccttctcccgcaatacacctagcacttgacgtaaatgctcttcgtgttcctatttactcttcgagtaaatcagaatgtcatcaataaacaccaccacgaacttgtccaggaatggttGGAACACACGGTTCATATAATCCATGAATACAGCGGGTGCATTGGTAACTCCGAACGGCATCACAAGgtactcataatgcccgtattGAGTTCTGAATGCAGTTTTCTGAATATCAGCCTCCTTGACACGGATCTGGTGATATCatgacttcagatctatcttcgagaaaacaacagcaccccgaagttgatccataaaatcatctatccgaggcatcgaaTAACGATTCTTCATTGtcaccttgttgagttgtcgatagtccacacatagtgtaagacctggatttgcagaacaagttaagttccgactcacgcgtagaataagtgtaagcgtgacaggagtttgttgtttgagaaagatcaatgaagaagaaagttcaggaattgcttgaggtatgttgcgtagtcgctgtaggaattagtgcgagttgtctgcacacctgctttatggcgagcgtgtccagaataggctaatttcgctttagagcaacgttttaagtgagatttcgaatccttggaaaatttaaagattctctttatttttccttcgaccagcgtttcatttcagaatgctggactgtacgcacgattgTATTCACTTTCcggaagtccgccgacgctaatttctttgctttgaaaccctagattcgagcgatggatgaagactttttctattcggaacttctaacgaagtttctgtccgcgttgccagatttttttcgacatttccaatctttcttcagaaggaagttttgtcgtctgagcatcacagcaaaaagtagtttttcgggacagattaacttacatcgcttttgggattttagatatcgtttttcccaaatgtcagagatttgttttgagttctggaattctgacgccaaaatctctcttagaattcattgGTGATCGTGCTgtaaaaatcggaatcgcgaaattttcattttcccgcgatttcgccagcctataaataggcgaaaaagcaaaatatcttccatttttcctccattGTGGCCGAGAATTGAGGAGAGCAAGGGGGagggagattttcgccgaaactcgaccaatcttcgcgcagttcgtctctacttcaaggtatcgagttgaaggaactttaggaACTTCAAAGCAATTGAGTGAAGGAGCCT is a window of Lotus japonicus ecotype B-129 chromosome 5, LjGifu_v1.2 DNA encoding:
- the LOC130719393 gene encoding uncharacterized protein LOC130719393; this translates as MTCLQCPLIYKDRKFLANLNCFGLKELDVILGMDWLAQYHVLLDCANKAVVFPDSGVTDYLNSYTLGKSSPAFVNSVVAEAKNDGDVRNIMVVQDFVDVFPEDVPGLSPVRETEFSIDIMPGTGPISMAPYRMALAEVTELAKQLGDLSSKGFIRPSVSPWGALVLLVEKKDGRSRLCKDLNMRQRRWMEFLQDYEFALQYHPGKTNVVADALSRKAMHVSSLMVKELELLEAFRDLSLDVKVAPGKLSFGMVTVSNGLLDEIKSRQEANEGLIEWCKLVMQGKAPKFAVGNDNILHCKGRKAKVEHQKPAGKLQLLDVPQWKWDSVSMDFVTALPLTRRRFDAIWVVVDRLTKTAHFVPINLNYKVEKLAEIYIAEIVRVHGVPSSIVSDRDPRFTSRFWGALQQALGTKLRLSSTYHP